AAGCTATGAAGCCATCTAATTTCCAAACCACAATCGAGAATCAGTTTGATTATATTTGTAAACGAGCTATGGAAGATGAACGAAAAGATTATTATAAATATCTTTCCAGACTTTCAAAACATGAGATTTCATTTTCAGATGTAGGAGATCATATTGTCAGTCAATTTTTCACACTAGATAACAGAAACGAGACAACGGATTTTCAAATTTGTACACTCAATGGGATAATCGTAGGTATAGAACATGACTTATTGAGTGAAGCATTACGTGAGTTGCCAGAAAGGAAACGTGAAATTCTACTGATGTATTATTTTATGGACATGAGTGATTCTGAAATTGCTGAATTATTGAAATTAAATCGCTCC
This sequence is a window from Vallitaleaceae bacterium 9-2. Protein-coding genes within it:
- a CDS encoding sigma-70 family RNA polymerase sigma factor; translation: MKPSNFQTTIENQFDYICKRAMEDERKDYYKYLSRLSKHEISFSDVGDHIVSQFFTLDNRNETTDFQICTLNGIIVGIEHDLLSEALRELPERKREILLMYYFMDMSDSEIAELLKLNRSTVYRHRTSGLDYIKKFMEEE